In Gemmatimonadota bacterium, the following are encoded in one genomic region:
- a CDS encoding VanZ family protein, whose amino-acid sequence MSLPPSPRVRWGALAAYVGVVAAATLLQAPVAENLTFAQRVAEFLRPPLRPSALIDAIRNVALFTGWGLLWVLTARDIRASRTLLVGATATGASLSLAVELAQLFFTSRTASLLDVATNTTGAALGVLTTLAFLRLLAVGVGRRSFVGMPAALLAAAYACACAAEAIVPLFRQRMAPGAWGAPGERLATVLVAFRADPSWSLPLGDVPLFLPAGLFTVAALVELGWSYRRSAAVTTVAGVVAAVGLEVAHGMLGIPIRMGAILVHGLAVPAGAALGAVLLPRFSRALRGPERPRALLALYAVVLLAWLTRPYRLDLTPLSLHIKITFPWWLPLGDARFRTDLFGVFDITSGFLLFLPVGALLAVWPLRRRGWAAGIWPVVLFALALEASQFVLYLRLPTITDPLVQSAGAAIGWAAMRRVGFPRYGAALERQPPPTVDATGGSGYRSI is encoded by the coding sequence TTGAGCCTCCCGCCCTCGCCCCGCGTCCGGTGGGGAGCGCTGGCGGCCTACGTCGGCGTGGTCGCGGCCGCCACGCTCCTCCAGGCCCCGGTGGCCGAGAACCTGACGTTCGCCCAGCGCGTCGCCGAGTTCCTGCGGCCCCCGCTGCGGCCCTCCGCGCTCATCGATGCCATCCGCAACGTGGCCCTGTTCACGGGCTGGGGGCTGCTGTGGGTCCTCACCGCCCGCGACATCCGCGCGTCCCGCACGCTCCTGGTCGGCGCCACAGCCACGGGCGCCTCCCTCAGCCTCGCGGTGGAGCTGGCCCAGCTGTTCTTCACGAGCCGCACGGCCAGCCTTCTCGACGTCGCCACCAACACCACGGGTGCGGCCCTGGGCGTGTTGACCACGTTGGCCTTCCTGCGCCTGCTCGCTGTCGGCGTGGGTCGGCGCTCCTTCGTGGGGATGCCGGCGGCGTTGCTGGCCGCGGCCTACGCGTGCGCGTGCGCGGCGGAAGCCATCGTGCCCCTGTTCCGGCAGCGCATGGCGCCGGGAGCCTGGGGCGCCCCCGGGGAACGGCTCGCCACCGTCCTGGTCGCGTTCCGGGCGGATCCGAGCTGGTCCCTCCCGCTGGGGGATGTGCCGCTCTTCCTTCCCGCAGGACTGTTCACCGTCGCTGCCCTGGTGGAGCTCGGGTGGAGCTACCGCAGGTCCGCCGCGGTCACGACCGTGGCGGGTGTCGTGGCGGCGGTGGGACTGGAGGTCGCGCACGGCATGCTGGGCATCCCGATCCGCATGGGAGCGATCCTGGTACACGGGCTGGCTGTGCCTGCGGGCGCTGCCCTCGGAGCGGTCCTGCTGCCGCGCTTCAGCCGGGCACTGCGGGGCCCCGAGCGGCCGCGTGCCCTGCTGGCGCTCTACGCGGTGGTCCTGCTCGCGTGGCTGACCCGGCCCTACCGGCTCGATCTTACTCCACTCTCGCTGCACATCAAGATCACCTTTCCCTGGTGGTTGCCGCTCGGCGACGCGCGCTTCCGCACCGACCTGTTCGGGGTCTTCGACATCACCTCCGGGTTCCTGCTGTTCCTCCCGGTGGGGGCGCTCTTGGCGGTCTGGCCCCTGCGGCGCCGGGGCTGGGCCGCGGGCATCTGGCCCGTGGTGCTCTTCGCGCTCGCGCTGGAAGCCTCGCAGTTCGTGCTCTATCTCCGCCTGCCGACCATCACGGATCCCCTGGTGCAGTCGGCTGGAGCCGCCATCGGGTGGGCGGCGATGCGACGTGTCGGCTTCCCCCGGTACGGCGCTGCGTTGGAGCGGCAACCCCCGCCAACTGTTGACGCGACGGGAGGTTCCGGGTATCGATCCATATAG
- a CDS encoding DUF4175 family protein → MRKNTRSNDHRELTGIIRRVRGRWRLRVALRGLAVTGVVVLLALLVSGVLLETTRFAATPLLAARILTALATVGVALWFLVRPLLRRVDDERVALYLEEHEPALAQTVLSAVEAAHSPAAGSSSALVQRVVQNAVDACRRVDYGRRIERPALVRWGGALTATVLVAVALFTLGPAYLRHGAAAVLLPTVSATDANPYRVHVTPGNATVSRGSDLTIQAELGGFTASEATLYWRAAGAESYDPIPMVLGEGSAFEALLFALSDAGDYFVESSGVRSESFHVAVEDLPYVSALELEYRFPAYTGLPPQIVEAGGDVAVLRGTTVVLRATATQPSAAGNLVLGDSTRNALEDAGALSWTGSFDVRTPGTYRIEFQADNGVFVPASPEYVIDVLDDQPPSVSLVKPGRDSRASPIEEVYVEARADDDYGIRSLQLVYSVNGGAEDSLPLFRESGAPRPEVTASHTFFLEEIELEAGDVISYYVRATDNDRVGRAKTVTSDMYFLQIRPFRKDFEQADQGPGGGGGGGGAMDGSLPEQQRQIISGTFNLVRDRDRYDPSEFQENVVMLRLAQDRLRAQVEGLVAQMGERGVASSDDGMAKVAEELPRAIEQMGIVVDSLDANRPKEAIPAEQKALQHLLRAEEAFRDVQIQMQQGGGGGGGGGSSAEELADLFELELDKLKNQYETVQREQNDQTAQEVDETLERLKELARRQEQAAERQRQMAQSSPNGGGGAGSAAQRELADETERAARELERLSRERRSEALAETARQLQDAAENMRRAAAARGNQSASDAREALERLRDARRRLEQEQTDRLAQGAGSAMERVRRLRDQQDQITQDAMDLPTAADRAEALQRLSERKAAMEQELQSLERDLDRMASEARQDPAQREAGRELGEAADVIRDTKLKEKVRYTRGVIEARPDQTTRPLEEQIESDLDALGEQLREAMEAAEQAGDGAQMSEALDRARDLVRGLESLEERTGNESRRLGDPSGQGQEGQQGEPGQDGQPGQQGQAGQQGQAGQPGQPGQQGQAGQQGQPGQQGQAGQQGQAGQQGQSGQQGGAGGQPGGEDRMGGLGGGFGPRAGAAAGPLSEDEIRQLRRAYQEQRADAEELRRQLGAAGVDVSDLDGVIDQLRRFDDRRAYADVEEIARLQSALLEQVKSFEFGLRRAVEGDRENLLLRGSGDVPPGYEKLIEEYYRALAEGRRDGGR, encoded by the coding sequence ATGCGCAAGAACACGAGGTCGAACGACCACCGGGAGCTGACCGGCATCATCCGTCGGGTGCGCGGGCGCTGGCGCTTGCGCGTCGCGCTACGCGGATTGGCCGTCACCGGCGTCGTCGTGCTGCTCGCGCTGCTGGTCTCCGGTGTCCTGCTGGAGACCACCCGCTTCGCCGCGACGCCGCTGCTGGCCGCCCGCATCCTCACGGCGCTCGCCACGGTCGGCGTGGCGCTGTGGTTCCTCGTCCGCCCGCTGCTCCGGCGCGTCGACGACGAGCGGGTCGCCCTCTACCTGGAGGAGCACGAGCCCGCGCTGGCCCAGACCGTCCTCAGCGCCGTCGAGGCCGCCCACTCACCGGCCGCAGGCTCGTCGTCGGCGCTGGTCCAGCGCGTCGTGCAGAACGCCGTGGACGCCTGTCGCCGGGTCGACTACGGGCGCCGCATCGAACGGCCGGCGTTGGTCCGCTGGGGTGGAGCGCTCACCGCCACCGTGCTGGTGGCCGTGGCCCTCTTCACGTTGGGGCCGGCCTATCTGCGGCATGGTGCGGCGGCGGTCCTGCTGCCCACCGTGTCCGCGACCGACGCCAATCCCTACCGCGTGCACGTCACGCCGGGCAACGCCACCGTCTCACGGGGCTCCGACCTGACCATCCAGGCCGAGCTGGGTGGCTTCACCGCGTCGGAGGCCACGCTCTACTGGCGCGCGGCCGGCGCGGAGAGCTACGACCCGATCCCCATGGTGCTGGGCGAAGGGAGCGCCTTCGAGGCGCTGCTGTTCGCGCTGTCCGACGCCGGTGACTACTTCGTCGAGTCGTCCGGCGTGCGGTCGGAGAGCTTCCACGTCGCGGTCGAGGATCTCCCGTACGTCTCCGCGCTGGAGCTCGAGTACCGGTTCCCGGCCTACACCGGCCTGCCTCCCCAGATCGTGGAAGCGGGTGGGGACGTCGCCGTGCTGCGCGGCACCACCGTGGTGCTGCGCGCCACGGCCACGCAGCCGAGCGCGGCGGGCAACCTCGTGCTGGGCGACTCCACGCGGAATGCCCTCGAAGATGCAGGCGCCCTGTCCTGGACCGGGTCCTTCGACGTGCGCACGCCCGGCACCTATCGCATCGAGTTCCAGGCGGACAACGGCGTCTTCGTCCCCGCCTCGCCGGAATACGTCATCGACGTGCTGGACGACCAGCCCCCCAGCGTCTCGCTGGTCAAGCCCGGCCGGGACTCGCGGGCCAGCCCCATCGAAGAGGTCTACGTGGAGGCGCGCGCGGACGACGATTACGGGATCCGTTCGCTGCAGCTCGTCTACTCCGTCAACGGAGGGGCCGAAGACTCACTGCCGCTGTTCCGCGAGAGCGGCGCGCCCCGCCCCGAGGTCACCGCCAGCCACACGTTCTTCCTCGAGGAGATCGAGCTGGAGGCGGGCGATGTGATCTCGTACTACGTGCGTGCCACCGACAACGACCGGGTGGGACGGGCCAAGACGGTGACGTCGGACATGTACTTCCTGCAGATCCGGCCCTTCCGCAAGGACTTCGAGCAGGCGGACCAGGGACCCGGCGGTGGGGGTGGGGGTGGTGGCGCCATGGACGGCTCGCTGCCGGAGCAGCAGCGCCAGATCATCTCCGGCACGTTCAACCTCGTGCGGGACCGCGATCGCTACGACCCGAGCGAGTTCCAGGAGAACGTGGTCATGCTGCGCCTCGCGCAGGACCGGCTGCGCGCGCAGGTCGAGGGTCTCGTGGCCCAGATGGGCGAGCGTGGCGTCGCCTCCTCCGACGACGGGATGGCCAAGGTCGCCGAGGAGCTGCCCCGGGCCATCGAGCAGATGGGGATCGTCGTCGACTCCCTCGATGCCAACCGTCCCAAGGAAGCCATCCCGGCCGAGCAGAAGGCGCTGCAGCATCTGCTGCGGGCCGAAGAGGCGTTCCGGGACGTGCAGATCCAGATGCAGCAGGGCGGGGGCGGCGGCGGGGGCGGTGGCAGCAGCGCCGAGGAACTGGCCGACCTGTTCGAGCTCGAGCTCGACAAGCTCAAGAACCAGTACGAGACCGTCCAGCGTGAGCAGAACGATCAGACCGCGCAGGAGGTGGACGAGACGCTGGAGCGCCTGAAGGAGCTGGCGCGTCGTCAGGAGCAGGCCGCCGAGCGGCAGCGGCAGATGGCGCAGTCGTCCCCGAACGGCGGCGGCGGGGCCGGGAGCGCCGCGCAGCGCGAGCTGGCCGACGAGACCGAGCGGGCCGCGCGCGAGCTGGAGCGGCTGTCCCGCGAGCGGCGCTCGGAAGCGCTCGCCGAGACCGCGCGCCAACTGCAGGACGCCGCCGAGAACATGCGGAGGGCCGCGGCCGCGCGGGGCAACCAGAGCGCATCGGACGCGCGCGAGGCGCTCGAGCGCCTGCGCGATGCCCGGCGTCGGCTGGAGCAGGAGCAGACCGACCGGCTCGCGCAGGGTGCCGGATCCGCCATGGAGCGCGTCCGTCGGCTGCGGGACCAGCAGGACCAGATCACCCAGGACGCCATGGATCTGCCCACGGCCGCCGACCGCGCGGAGGCGCTCCAGCGCCTGAGCGAGCGCAAGGCCGCCATGGAGCAGGAGCTGCAGAGCCTGGAGCGCGACCTGGATCGCATGGCATCGGAGGCCCGACAGGATCCGGCGCAGCGTGAAGCCGGCCGGGAGCTGGGCGAGGCCGCCGACGTGATCCGTGACACGAAGCTCAAGGAGAAGGTGCGCTACACCCGTGGCGTCATCGAGGCGCGACCCGACCAGACCACCCGCCCGCTCGAGGAGCAGATCGAATCGGATCTGGACGCCCTGGGCGAACAGTTGCGGGAGGCCATGGAGGCCGCCGAGCAGGCGGGGGACGGCGCCCAGATGAGCGAGGCCCTGGACCGCGCGCGCGATCTCGTGCGTGGCCTCGAGTCGCTCGAGGAGCGGACGGGCAACGAGTCCCGCCGTCTGGGCGACCCGTCGGGCCAGGGGCAGGAGGGGCAGCAGGGCGAGCCCGGCCAGGACGGCCAGCCCGGGCAGCAGGGCCAAGCCGGCCAACAAGGCCAGGCGGGCCAGCCAGGTCAGCCCGGTCAGCAGGGCCAGGCGGGTCAACAAGGCCAGCCCGGGCAGCAGGGTCAGGCGGGGCAGCAAGGCCAGGCCGGTCAGCAAGGGCAATCCGGCCAGCAGGGCGGGGCCGGCGGCCAGCCGGGCGGCGAGGACCGGATGGGCGGCCTGGGCGGCGGCTTCGGACCGCGCGCCGGAGCGGCGGCCGGGCCGCTGTCGGAGGACGAGATCCGCCAGCTCCGCCGAGCCTATCAGGAGCAGCGTGCGGACGCCGAGGAGCTGCGGCGCCAGCTCGGAGCCGCCGGCGTGGACGTGTCCGACCTGGACGGCGTCATCGACCAGCTTCGTCGCTTCGACGACCGGCGCGCATACGCGGACGTGGAAGAGATCGCCCGCTTGCAGTCGGCCCTGCTCGAGCAGGTCAAGAGCTTCGAGTTCGGGCTGCGGCGCGCCGTGGAGGGAGACCGCGAGAACCTGCTTCTCCGGGGTTCCGGCGACGTCCCGCCCGGCTACGAGAAGCTCATCGAGGAGTACTACCGGGCCCTGGCCGAAGGCAGGCGCGACGGAGGTCGCTGA
- a CDS encoding DUF58 domain-containing protein has protein sequence MANSASRHEPGSDGATHPGARFIDPRALARIDNLELMARTVVTGFLNGLHKSPYLGSSLDFAEHRPYLPGDDIRRIDWRLFARSDRFYVKLFEAETNANFVAALDVSRSMDYGSTGVTKLDYARFLVATLTYFSSRQRDRTGLVTFADDTLIDYVPPSAKHLDTILHTLARITPGTSTAPRGGSPSDVEARSGGLVQTMTRVVDAVKRRGILVVVSDFYEPSDTVVEALGRARYAGHDVIAFHVLDPTELEFSFDQPSSFEDLESEVRIPVVPEQLRSRYQELIGAHTATLTRELPRVQIDHVLVDTSKPLDRVLFEYLGLRVKLAKVR, from the coding sequence GTGGCGAACTCCGCCTCCCGTCACGAACCGGGCTCCGACGGCGCCACCCATCCGGGTGCGCGTTTCATCGATCCGCGCGCGCTCGCGCGCATCGACAACCTGGAGCTCATGGCCCGGACGGTGGTGACGGGGTTCCTGAACGGCCTGCACAAGTCCCCCTACCTGGGCTCCTCCCTCGACTTCGCGGAGCATCGCCCCTACCTCCCGGGAGACGACATCCGCCGCATCGACTGGCGGCTGTTCGCGCGCTCGGACCGCTTCTACGTCAAGCTCTTCGAGGCGGAGACCAACGCGAACTTCGTGGCCGCGTTGGATGTGTCGCGTTCCATGGACTACGGGAGCACGGGCGTCACCAAGCTGGACTACGCGCGCTTCCTGGTGGCCACGCTGACGTACTTCTCCAGCCGGCAGCGCGACCGCACCGGCCTGGTGACGTTCGCGGATGACACGCTGATCGACTACGTGCCTCCGTCGGCCAAGCACCTCGACACCATCCTGCACACGCTGGCACGCATCACCCCCGGCACGTCCACGGCACCGCGCGGCGGGAGCCCCTCCGACGTGGAGGCGCGCTCCGGCGGGCTGGTGCAGACGATGACCCGGGTCGTCGACGCGGTGAAGCGCCGCGGCATCCTGGTGGTGGTGTCGGACTTCTACGAGCCGTCGGACACGGTCGTGGAGGCGTTGGGACGGGCCCGGTATGCCGGACACGACGTCATCGCCTTCCATGTCCTCGATCCCACCGAGCTGGAGTTCTCCTTCGACCAGCCGTCCAGCTTCGAGGACCTGGAGAGCGAAGTGCGCATCCCGGTCGTGCCCGAGCAGCTGCGGTCGAGGTACCAGGAGCTGATCGGCGCGCATACGGCGACGCTCACGCGCGAGCTGCCGCGGGTCCAGATCGACCACGTCCTGGTCGACACATCCAAGCCGTTGGACCGGGTGCTCTTCGAGTACCTCGGTCTGCGGGTCAAGCTCGCCAAGGTGCGCTGA
- a CDS encoding BatA domain-containing protein, which translates to MSFLTPWFLAGLAAVAVPIIVHLIQRDRKTVVRFPSLMFLERIPFRSVRRQTIRNWPLFLLRLAAIVLLALAFARPFLSGGEGAQLAGGPLERVVLVDRSYSMAWEGSFERALDQARSALTELQDGDRASVIAFDENATVLARSVDPTTARRALDGLTASDRTTRLRPALEISQAILEQSRLGRRDVILISDFQRGAWRGDEDVELPTGTQVTPVPIRPDRQRNVALYSVGLERSRAAARERVTATARLVNLGDAPVTATATLELGGRALESRTVELAAGGEGDATQAVSFQPFTLPGENTLARVRIDDDPLAPDNTYDLVLDPEATPSVLLVEPAGGRANASLYLTRALEIGGEIPFRVATVRADRLTPALVAQHGIVLFNGAAPPNDAVAEALREHLTSGGGLLVALDDRSRWSEAHQDLLPGRFGGPTDRPGAALGYLDYNHPVFELFSTPRSGDFTAARFFRYRAFTPDSTAEVLARFDDGGIALAEGRHERGRTLLWTTGLDNFWNDLALQPVYLPYVHALVRYLSGRSDPTPAYRVGDVVDLSAGVSAVQEDAEAEWLVLTPGGEARTVAPGAVGERFLPLEEAGVYEVRQRADGPTVRRIAANVDRAESTLTELDPDVIVAAIGSTPTDAPTAAGDGRDEGEIRRAQEARTPVGWYLLFVVFGLLALETALSNRASRRPA; encoded by the coding sequence ATGTCCTTCCTGACGCCCTGGTTCCTGGCGGGTCTGGCCGCGGTGGCGGTGCCGATCATCGTGCACCTGATCCAGCGCGACCGGAAGACGGTGGTGCGCTTCCCGTCGTTGATGTTCCTGGAGCGCATCCCGTTCCGCTCGGTGCGTCGCCAGACCATCCGCAACTGGCCTCTGTTCCTGCTCCGTCTCGCGGCCATCGTGCTCCTGGCGCTGGCGTTCGCCCGCCCGTTCCTGTCCGGCGGCGAGGGGGCGCAGCTCGCAGGCGGGCCCCTGGAGCGTGTGGTGCTCGTCGACCGCTCCTACTCGATGGCCTGGGAGGGCTCCTTCGAGCGCGCCCTGGACCAGGCGCGCAGCGCGCTCACGGAGTTGCAGGACGGCGACCGCGCTTCGGTGATCGCCTTCGACGAGAACGCCACGGTGCTGGCCCGTTCGGTCGACCCCACCACGGCCCGCCGGGCCCTGGACGGGCTCACGGCCAGCGACCGCACCACCCGGCTCCGCCCCGCCCTGGAGATCAGCCAGGCCATCCTGGAGCAGTCACGGCTGGGCCGGCGCGACGTCATCCTGATCTCCGACTTCCAGCGCGGCGCGTGGCGCGGCGACGAGGACGTGGAGCTCCCCACCGGCACGCAGGTGACGCCCGTCCCCATCCGCCCGGATCGCCAGCGCAACGTGGCCCTGTACTCGGTGGGGTTGGAGCGTTCGCGCGCCGCGGCGCGCGAGCGCGTGACCGCCACCGCCCGGCTGGTGAACCTCGGCGATGCCCCCGTCACCGCCACCGCCACGTTGGAGCTGGGCGGCCGCGCGCTGGAGAGCCGGACGGTGGAGCTGGCCGCGGGGGGTGAGGGAGACGCGACCCAGGCCGTCTCGTTCCAGCCCTTCACCCTCCCGGGCGAGAACACGCTCGCGCGCGTGCGCATCGACGACGATCCGCTCGCGCCCGACAACACGTACGACCTGGTCCTCGACCCGGAGGCGACGCCGTCCGTCCTGCTGGTGGAGCCCGCGGGTGGCCGGGCCAACGCGTCGCTGTACCTGACGCGCGCGCTGGAGATCGGAGGTGAGATCCCGTTCCGGGTCGCGACCGTGCGGGCCGACCGCCTGACGCCGGCCCTGGTGGCCCAGCACGGGATCGTCCTCTTCAACGGCGCGGCCCCTCCCAACGACGCGGTGGCGGAGGCGCTGCGGGAGCACCTGACCTCCGGAGGCGGCCTGCTGGTGGCGCTGGACGACCGCTCGCGCTGGAGCGAGGCCCACCAGGACCTGCTGCCCGGTCGCTTCGGCGGGCCCACGGACCGCCCGGGCGCGGCGCTGGGCTACCTCGACTACAACCACCCCGTCTTCGAGCTCTTCAGCACGCCCCGCTCGGGTGACTTCACGGCCGCGCGCTTCTTCCGCTACCGCGCGTTCACGCCGGACTCGACGGCCGAGGTGCTGGCTCGCTTCGACGACGGAGGCATCGCGCTCGCGGAGGGTCGGCACGAGCGGGGCCGCACCCTGCTGTGGACCACCGGCCTCGACAACTTCTGGAACGACCTGGCGCTGCAGCCCGTGTACCTGCCGTACGTACACGCGCTCGTACGCTACCTGTCGGGTCGGAGCGACCCCACGCCGGCATACCGGGTAGGGGATGTGGTGGACCTGAGCGCGGGTGTGTCCGCCGTCCAGGAGGACGCCGAGGCGGAATGGCTGGTGCTCACGCCCGGGGGCGAGGCCCGCACGGTTGCGCCCGGGGCCGTCGGCGAGCGGTTCCTGCCCCTCGAGGAGGCCGGCGTCTACGAGGTCCGGCAACGGGCGGACGGACCGACCGTACGGAGGATCGCGGCCAATGTCGATCGGGCCGAGTCCACCCTGACGGAGCTGGATCCCGACGTGATCGTGGCCGCGATCGGATCGACCCCGACGGACGCGCCCACGGCAGCGGGAGACGGCCGCGACGAGGGCGAGATCCGGCGCGCCCAGGAGGCGCGCACGCCCGTCGGCTGGTATCTGTTGTTCGTGGTGTTCGGACTGTTGGCGCTGGAGACCGCACTCTCGAATCGAGCGTCGCGCCGACCCGCCTGA
- a CDS encoding MoxR family ATPase — protein MTVSSIQPGTATLDSVDDVALADRMKAGRERILSELRKLIVGQDDVIDQVLLTLFVGGNSLLLGVPGLAKTLLIHTLARVLDLDFSRIQFTPDLMPSDITGTDLIQEDAETGRRSMVFQPGPVFANIVLADEINRTPPKTQAALLEAMQEHRVTVSGRTYELPEPFFVFATQNPIELEGTYPLPEAQLDRFMFKIHMEHLPEEHELEVVRTTTRVMDLDFDPVVTGPDLVAFQSLVRGVPVAEPVLRYALGLVRATRPAPDGGLDFVRRWVSYGASVRAAQYLVLGAKARALTLGRYHVTFEDIRALAQPVLRHRVLTNFHAESEGVTPDQIVGKLLESVPQPRSEM, from the coding sequence ATGACGGTGAGCTCCATCCAACCTGGAACCGCTACGCTGGATTCGGTCGACGACGTCGCGCTGGCCGATCGCATGAAGGCCGGCCGCGAGCGGATCCTCTCCGAGCTACGCAAGCTCATCGTGGGTCAGGACGACGTGATCGACCAGGTGCTGCTGACGCTCTTCGTGGGCGGCAACAGCCTGCTGCTCGGCGTTCCCGGACTGGCGAAGACGTTGTTGATCCACACGCTCGCCCGCGTGCTCGACCTGGACTTCTCCCGCATCCAGTTCACGCCCGACCTCATGCCGTCGGACATCACCGGCACCGACCTCATCCAGGAGGACGCCGAGACCGGACGGCGCTCCATGGTGTTCCAGCCCGGACCGGTCTTCGCGAACATCGTGCTCGCGGACGAGATCAACCGCACGCCGCCCAAGACGCAGGCGGCCCTGCTGGAGGCCATGCAGGAGCACCGGGTGACGGTGTCGGGTCGCACGTACGAGCTGCCCGAGCCGTTCTTCGTGTTCGCCACGCAGAACCCGATCGAGCTGGAGGGCACCTACCCGCTGCCGGAAGCCCAGCTCGACCGCTTCATGTTCAAGATCCACATGGAGCACCTGCCCGAAGAGCACGAGCTCGAGGTGGTGCGGACCACCACCCGGGTGATGGACCTGGACTTCGATCCCGTCGTGACGGGGCCGGACCTCGTCGCCTTCCAGTCCCTGGTGCGGGGCGTGCCGGTGGCCGAGCCCGTGCTGCGGTATGCCCTGGGACTGGTCCGCGCCACCCGGCCCGCGCCCGACGGCGGTCTGGACTTCGTCCGCCGCTGGGTGTCCTACGGGGCCAGCGTGCGGGCGGCCCAATACCTGGTGCTCGGCGCCAAGGCGCGCGCGCTCACGCTCGGCCGCTACCACGTGACCTTCGAGGACATCCGCGCGCTGGCCCAGCCGGTGCTGCGCCACCGCGTCCTCACCAACTTCCACGCCGAGTCGGAAGGGGTGACCCCCGATCAGATCGTCGGGAAGCTGCTGGAGTCCGTCCCGCAGCCCCGTTCGGAGATGTAG
- a CDS encoding DUF4159 domain-containing protein: MTALRWLLALGTLGAAGGAAVHARPAPAPAADVAARDAGVQEGSDYTGQFTFVRIRVQDDLRSFGRRGRGEPPWAHDYPRAERNFLRILEETTTVDRHPDGTKILTTDDPELFRYPVAYISEPGFWTVTDAEVAGLREWLLKGGFLIADDFRGRDWYQFEAVMSEALPDLRFVELDPSMEVFDSFFRIESLAFQPPPDYRFDPRSGTPQFLGLFEDNDPTKRLMVVANYNNDIGDYWEWSDAGFIPIDLSNEAYKLGVNYVVYALTH; encoded by the coding sequence ATGACGGCGCTCCGGTGGCTCCTGGCGCTGGGCACCCTCGGCGCGGCCGGCGGGGCGGCGGTGCACGCGCGTCCGGCCCCGGCGCCCGCAGCGGACGTCGCCGCGCGCGACGCCGGGGTGCAGGAAGGTTCGGACTACACGGGCCAGTTCACGTTCGTCCGCATCCGCGTGCAGGACGACCTGCGCAGCTTCGGGCGGCGCGGCCGCGGCGAGCCTCCCTGGGCGCACGACTATCCGCGCGCCGAGCGCAACTTCCTCCGCATCCTGGAGGAGACGACGACCGTCGATCGTCATCCGGACGGAACCAAGATCCTCACCACCGACGATCCGGAGCTGTTCCGCTATCCCGTGGCCTACATCTCGGAGCCGGGCTTCTGGACCGTGACCGACGCCGAGGTGGCGGGGCTCCGGGAGTGGCTGCTCAAGGGAGGCTTCCTCATCGCGGACGATTTCCGTGGCCGCGACTGGTACCAGTTCGAGGCCGTGATGTCGGAGGCGCTCCCGGATCTCCGCTTCGTGGAGCTCGACCCGTCCATGGAGGTGTTCGACTCCTTCTTCCGGATCGAGTCGCTGGCGTTCCAGCCTCCGCCGGACTACCGCTTCGACCCGCGAAGCGGCACGCCCCAGTTCCTGGGCCTGTTCGAGGACAACGATCCCACGAAGCGCCTCATGGTCGTGGCCAACTACAACAACGACATCGGCGACTACTGGGAGTGGTCGGATGCGGGCTTCATCCCGATCGACCTCTCCAACGAGGCCTACAAGCTGGGCGTCAACTACGTGGTCTACGCCCTGACCCACTGA
- a CDS encoding MerC domain-containing protein produces the protein MTPTDARVRTTPQWVATWLPAACAVHCVLTPVLVGLFPALALSHRWEGVLLASSLALAQWPLRSGSRLHGDRRVRALVFAGAALWAASILGLFAPLPETLVSPIGGLTMAAALVWNGRLIHRARCRTTCGCPLPHGHAANQGMEAART, from the coding sequence GTGACGCCGACGGACGCACGTGTACGCACGACCCCGCAGTGGGTGGCCACCTGGCTGCCCGCCGCCTGCGCCGTGCACTGCGTGCTGACGCCCGTGCTCGTCGGCCTTTTCCCGGCGCTCGCCCTGTCCCACCGCTGGGAGGGGGTTCTGCTCGCCTCGTCCCTGGCATTGGCGCAATGGCCCCTGCGGTCCGGGTCACGGCTGCACGGCGATCGCCGTGTCCGGGCGCTCGTCTTCGCCGGCGCCGCGCTGTGGGCCGCGTCCATCTTGGGGCTGTTCGCGCCCCTCCCGGAGACCCTCGTCTCACCGATCGGCGGGCTCACCATGGCGGCCGCGCTCGTCTGGAACGGGCGGCTGATCCATCGGGCGCGCTGCCGCACCACGTGCGGATGTCCGCTTCCGCACGGACATGCCGCGAATCAGGGGATGGAAGCCGCCCGGACCTGA
- a CDS encoding transcriptional repressor, translating to MTRETLQRKAIRRALERAGRPLAPVEVLEAARAECEGLGLATVYRNLRRLVDEGWLAQVELPGSPPRYERAGKPHHHHFLCRICERAFDIDACSDAYVNLVPRGFAIEDHEITLFGTCAACA from the coding sequence ATGACCCGTGAGACCCTGCAGAGGAAAGCCATCCGGCGCGCCCTGGAACGGGCGGGACGGCCCCTGGCCCCGGTGGAGGTCCTGGAGGCCGCGCGCGCGGAGTGCGAGGGTCTGGGGCTGGCCACGGTCTATCGGAATCTCCGGAGGCTCGTCGACGAAGGGTGGCTCGCGCAGGTGGAGCTGCCCGGAAGCCCGCCGCGCTACGAGCGTGCCGGCAAGCCGCACCATCATCACTTCCTGTGCCGGATCTGCGAGAGGGCCTTCGATATCGACGCGTGCTCCGACGCCTACGTCAATCTCGTGCCCCGGGGGTTCGCGATCGAGGACCACGAGATCACGCTCTTCGGGACCTGCGCCGCCTGTGCCTGA